A window of Deinococcus cellulosilyticus NBRC 106333 = KACC 11606 genomic DNA:
TGACCCCTGAAGACCTGCTCACCGTCCCCACTGGAGACATCACCGATGAAGGGGTGAAAACCAACATCTCAGTGGGCTTGCAGTACCTGGCTGCCTGGCTGCAGGGGGCCGGAGCCGTTCCCATCCACAACCTGATGGAAGACGCCGCCACTGCAGAAATCTCCCGCGCTCAGCTCTGGCAGTGGATTCACCACCAGCAGCACACCCAGACCGGACGCAAAATCACCCTGGCCCGCGTGAACGCCATCTTGCAAAAAGAACTCGCCCACCTGAAGGCCCTGAATTCCAGACAGGCAAAGTTTCTCGATCAGGCTGCAAAGCTCTATCTGGACTTGCTGGATCAGGAGAGGTTTGAGGAGTTTTTGACGCTGAAAGGGTATCAGCTGCTGGCCTGAAGTCACCCGTAGGGGTGGGCCGCTGGCTCACCCCAAGCCACAGAAAGCAGAAAAAGCTTAAGGACAAGCATCTCATCTGCCCTCGGCCCTCGGCCCTTTCTTGACCTTAAAACGTGCTTGCGGGACGGCCTTCTTGCTCTGACTACGCGCTCACGGGGCGGCCCGTTTCGCGCTGAGCGCCGCGTCGCACTGGTCGCTCGGCATCCGACGAAGGAGGATCATAATGACCTACGCTGAAATCATCGAAAAAACCTGGAAGAGCAGTGAACGCTGGGAAGGCATCAAACGCACCTACACCGCAGAGGATGTGGTCAAACTGCGCGGCAGTGTGATCATCGAGCACACCCTGGCCAAAATCGGGGCCGAGAAGCTGTGGCGTCACCTGAACAGCCCGGGCTACATCAATGCGCTGGGTGCCCTGACTGGAAACCAGGCCATGCAGCAGGTGAAAGCTGGACTGAAAGCCATCTACCTCTCGGGCTGGCAGGTGGCCGCCGATGCCAACAACGCCGGGCAGATGTACCCCGACCAGAGCCTGTACCCTGCAAGCAGCGTCCCGGATGTGGTCAAACGCATCAACAACACCCTGCGCCGCGCAGACCAGATCCACCATGCCGAGGGGGATGACAGCATCGACTGGTTCGTGCCCATCGTGGCCGACGCAGAGGCTGGTTTTGGGGGTCCCCTCAATGCTTTTGAACTGATGAAAGCCATGATCGAGGCTGGGGCTGCAGGGGTGCACTTTGAAGACCAGCTTGCCAGCGAGAAAAAGTGCGGTCACCTGGGAGGCAAGGTGCTGATTCCGACCAGTCAGTTCATCCGCACCCTCAATGCGGCCCGTCTGGCCAGTGACGTGATGGGGGTGCCCACCGTTCTGGTGGCCCGCACAGATGCTGACGCCGCCACCCTGATCACCTCGGACATTGACCCCTACGATGCCCCCTTCATTGACCACAGCAAAGGCCGCACCCCGGAAGGGTTTTACCATGTGCGCTCTGGCATTGAGGCCGCCATTCACCGGGCCCTGGCCTACGCCCCCTACGCCGATGTGATCTGGTGTGAAACCAGCCATCCCAGCCTGGAAGAAGCCCGTCAATTTGCTGAAGGGGTGCACGCAAAGCACCCGGGCAAGATTCTGGCCTACAACTGCAGCCCCAGCTTCAACTGGCGCAAAAACCTGGATGAGGACACCATCGCCCGCTTCCAGAATGAACTCGGGCAGATGGGGTACAGATTCCAGTTCATCACCCTTGCAGGGTTCCACAGCCTGAACCACAGCATGTTCAGCCTCGCCAGAGGGTACCGGGACCGCCAGATGAGTGCCTTTGTTGAGCTCCAGCAGGCTGAATTCGCCTCTGCAGATCAGGGATTCACAGCCGTGAAGCACCAGCGTGAGGTGGGTACCGGCTATTTCGATCAGGTGACCCTCGCAGTCTCTGGAGGGCAGTCGAGCACCACTGCCCTGAAAGGCAGCACCGAGGCCGCTCAATTTGTGGGTGCACACGACTGAGCAGCAAAACCCAGCAAAACAGACAGGCATGGTTGAAACCCCGGACTTTGATCATCCGGGGTTTCACAACATCAATGAAAAAGTTGATTGTAAGAATGGCTGCAATTACACTTCTGGCATGTCCACAAATGCACCGGGTTCCACACAAAAAATCAGCGGTCTTGTTTCAATGGTGTTTCTGGGTTTTCACGTCATTGGCTGTCTTTTGATCACTGTGGTTTGCGAACTCTTCCTGCTGTCTCCAGAAGATTTCGAAGACACCAAAAACCTGCTGAACGGTCTGATTGGGTTCGAAATGATCGGCATGCTGATCACGGCCATCCCTTTCATCACCTGGTTTTTTGTGGCTGCTCTGAACCGTGAAAAACAACTGGGACATGGTCTGCCTGTGGCCCCCTGGTGGGCCATTGGTGGCTGGTTCATTCCCTTTGCCAATTTTGTTTATCCTTATTACCTTGCTGAAGCCATCAGCAAACCTGAGCCTCACATCAAAAGCATCACGCCCCTGATTGGAGCATGGTGGATGACCCTATTGATTCCACTTCTGATCATGCGGGTGCAATCCAAAGCCTCTTTGCCCACCCTGCAGATTCTGGTGTTCGTTGAACTGGGCATGCTGGCAGTTTCTGCGGTTCTGGCGATCTTCATGATCCGCTACATCAACAACCAGCAGCTGAAATTCGCTGGTGTGGTGCAGGCTGCCCCCGTGGATGAGTTCGCCCTCTAGAGTTTGAAAAGGTAATCCTGAAGGCCCTGGCCAGACGGATTCAGTGCTGTCTGAACCCAGGCGTTGCGCTCAGCCCAGATGACCTCCAGTTCCCACACGCAGGCCATGACCCCACTGGAGGAGATGTCCTCGAAGTGATCTGGCCGCTCAAGGGTGGACATGTGTACGCTGCTGAACAACATGTTTTCTCCTGCCCACCAGTGAATCAGCAAATAATTGCCATCTGCACCTGCATGCAGAAGGATGAAGCCCACCCCATGGGTCTCCGGGCTTTCCTGCTTTTCAGGAAGGTGCTGCTGAAGGTAAGGCAGCACCTTTTCCAGGGAAAGCTCCTGTCTGTCCGGATGCCAGATGCTGTAGACCTTGAATGTCCAGTCCTGCAGGTGCAGCAGGGTCACAAAGCGCTTCTGGCGTTCCTCAAATGGGTTCATGGCAGCCGTTCCCGGATGGCCTGTGCAAAATTACGGGCTGCTTCGGGGTGGCTGTTCAGGAAGAGGTTGGGTTCAATCAACTCCAGTTCCATCAACAGCAGGGTGCCCTCCCGCACCACACCATCCACCCGTGCGTACAGAGGAACTTCGGGCAGGGCGGAAAGCACCTTCTGGGCCTGCAGCACAAGTTCCTGTTCCACCTCAATGCCACAGGTCTGGCCTCCGTGCATGCCCTGCACCCGGAAATCGCCCTCTCCGGGGGTTTTCAGAAAAGCATGGCTGAAATGCCCATTGAAAAACACCAGAGAGTACTCCCCAGGATTCTGAATTTCTGGCATGAAAGGCTGCACCAGCAGGGTCACATCCTCAGGCAGATCCAGCAGGGCCTGCAGCGTTTCAGCCTGCAGGGTTCCCTGCACACGGTAAGTGTGGTGGGCCGCCGCAGACACCGAGGGCTTGATCACCAGAGGTCCCCCAGAGGCGGTCACAAGCTCAGGAAGCTTCAGGCGTTCTGTGGCCTCCACAAACTGCGTTGGAATGATGGGGATGCCCTTCTGTTGCAGTTCTTTCAGGTACACCTTGTTGGAATTCCACTGCACCAGATGAACAGAATTGAGCACCTGAATGTTCCTGTCCTGCAGGTGCATCAACCAGCTTTTGAAGGCTTCATGGTGCAGGTAATAATCCCAGGTGCTGCGCAGGATCACCGCATCAAAACGGTCCCACTCGATCCCCGGATCACTCCAGATGGCAGGGACAGGATTTAAAAAAGGGAGGATGGCCTGGTCGTCAGGGGCAAGCCCTTCAAGTCTGGGATAGGTCACAAAAGCAACACGCATGGGGACAGCGTAACCAAAAGTGGCCCTGCTGGGCAGAACCACTTTGCAGGCATCTGACCCATCCACTGCACATGCAAGACAGCATCAGCGAAGTCGGGTGATTTTTCTGCCGTCTGGAACATACTCCAGCTTCAGAATCCAGCCCTGTGGAAAATCGGCATACAGGCTTTCCCCCCACTCGATGATGCTCAGGCGGCAACGCTCCACATAATCGTCCAGGCCCATCTCGTACAGCTCATCAGGATGGTGAATGCGGTAGGCATCCACATGCAGCACCAGTCCCTCTGGTGAAGGGTACTCGTGCATCAGGGCATAAGTGGGGCTGTTCACTTCGCCCGTGAAGCCCAGACCTTTCAACAATCCCTGGGTGAGGGTGGTCTTGCCTGCCCCCATCTCACCTTCCAGAAAAAGCACGGTGCCTGTGGGAAGCTGTGAAACAAGAGTTTGCCCGAAGGCAAACTGCGCTTCGGGCGTTTTCAGCAGGAGGTGTTCTGTGACCTGCATCTCTGAACAGGCCCTCAGGG
This region includes:
- the tsaE gene encoding tRNA (adenosine(37)-N6)-threonylcarbamoyltransferase complex ATPase subunit type 1 TsaE produces the protein MQVTEHLLLKTPEAQFAFGQTLVSQLPTGTVLFLEGEMGAGKTTLTQGLLKGLGFTGEVNSPTYALMHEYPSPEGLVLHVDAYRIHHPDELYEMGLDDYVERCRLSIIEWGESLYADFPQGWILKLEYVPDGRKITRLR
- the aceA gene encoding isocitrate lyase — encoded protein: MTYAEIIEKTWKSSERWEGIKRTYTAEDVVKLRGSVIIEHTLAKIGAEKLWRHLNSPGYINALGALTGNQAMQQVKAGLKAIYLSGWQVAADANNAGQMYPDQSLYPASSVPDVVKRINNTLRRADQIHHAEGDDSIDWFVPIVADAEAGFGGPLNAFELMKAMIEAGAAGVHFEDQLASEKKCGHLGGKVLIPTSQFIRTLNAARLASDVMGVPTVLVARTDADAATLITSDIDPYDAPFIDHSKGRTPEGFYHVRSGIEAAIHRALAYAPYADVIWCETSHPSLEEARQFAEGVHAKHPGKILAYNCSPSFNWRKNLDEDTIARFQNELGQMGYRFQFITLAGFHSLNHSMFSLARGYRDRQMSAFVELQQAEFASADQGFTAVKHQREVGTGYFDQVTLAVSGGQSSTTALKGSTEAAQFVGAHD
- a CDS encoding DUF4328 domain-containing protein produces the protein MSTNAPGSTQKISGLVSMVFLGFHVIGCLLITVVCELFLLSPEDFEDTKNLLNGLIGFEMIGMLITAIPFITWFFVAALNREKQLGHGLPVAPWWAIGGWFIPFANFVYPYYLAEAISKPEPHIKSITPLIGAWWMTLLIPLLIMRVQSKASLPTLQILVFVELGMLAVSAVLAIFMIRYINNQQLKFAGVVQAAPVDEFAL
- a CDS encoding ATP-grasp domain-containing protein — translated: MRVAFVTYPRLEGLAPDDQAILPFLNPVPAIWSDPGIEWDRFDAVILRSTWDYYLHHEAFKSWLMHLQDRNIQVLNSVHLVQWNSNKVYLKELQQKGIPIIPTQFVEATERLKLPELVTASGGPLVIKPSVSAAAHHTYRVQGTLQAETLQALLDLPEDVTLLVQPFMPEIQNPGEYSLVFFNGHFSHAFLKTPGEGDFRVQGMHGGQTCGIEVEQELVLQAQKVLSALPEVPLYARVDGVVREGTLLLMELELIEPNLFLNSHPEAARNFAQAIRERLP